One Pseudomonas tolaasii NCPPB 2192 genomic window carries:
- a CDS encoding efflux transporter outer membrane subunit — MAKKHSVLPLLLVLLQSCTVGPNFHRPKLPELPNAFAHEDNSTKVQAPTTAADDAFWQRFADPQLSGLVKAALAANPDLRTALAHYDAANALLREVRFDEIPTVTMSAQAGHQRVSKDEANDAARSHDLYGNKSSLTWELDLLGRVRRSVESQRSEVAARANELQAMQVTVVSDVANSYIDLRAAQKMLRLSRANADSQRQTLAIVQGRLDAGRSSTYDLSRTQAQLETTLSRIPQLQARIAVDRHRLAVLAGLTPTAPDAQLQQDSDMPAIPEDIEPGTPAEIIRRRPDVAAAEHRLHAATARVGVATADLFPRVSLGAALGTYAFHGGGLYAAGSESNLALLGIDWSFLDVGRVRSRIAAADAEAAAQLASYQKTVLGALEDVDNAQARFARNKEENARRLSAANDWKTAATLSNARYQAGAIELFELLDVQRSMYDAQLSQADSQARSTSSAVDLFVALAGGWPQYLPSQH; from the coding sequence ATGGCTAAGAAGCATAGCGTCCTGCCGCTGCTGCTGGTCCTGCTGCAGAGCTGCACGGTGGGACCCAACTTTCACCGGCCCAAGCTTCCGGAGCTACCCAATGCCTTTGCCCACGAGGACAATTCGACTAAAGTGCAGGCACCGACCACCGCAGCCGACGATGCATTCTGGCAGCGCTTTGCCGACCCGCAGCTCTCGGGGTTGGTAAAGGCCGCACTAGCGGCCAACCCCGACCTGCGCACGGCCCTGGCCCACTACGATGCGGCCAATGCGTTGCTGCGCGAGGTCCGATTCGACGAGATTCCCACGGTCACCATGTCGGCCCAGGCCGGTCATCAGCGAGTCAGCAAAGACGAGGCCAATGACGCGGCCCGCAGCCATGATCTCTATGGCAACAAAAGTTCGCTAACCTGGGAACTGGACCTGCTAGGGCGGGTACGCCGCTCGGTGGAATCACAACGCTCCGAGGTCGCGGCCCGGGCCAACGAACTGCAAGCCATGCAGGTCACTGTGGTCAGCGACGTGGCCAACAGCTATATCGACCTACGGGCCGCGCAGAAAATGCTCAGACTCTCTAGGGCCAATGCCGACAGCCAGCGGCAGACGCTGGCTATCGTGCAGGGCCGGCTGGATGCCGGGCGCAGCTCGACCTACGACCTGTCCCGGACCCAGGCACAACTGGAGACCACGCTGTCGCGCATCCCGCAGTTGCAGGCGCGGATTGCGGTGGATCGCCACCGCCTGGCGGTACTTGCCGGGCTGACACCGACAGCGCCGGATGCGCAGTTGCAGCAAGACAGCGACATGCCAGCGATCCCGGAGGATATCGAGCCCGGCACCCCTGCTGAGATCATCCGGCGCCGACCGGATGTCGCCGCCGCCGAGCACCGGTTGCACGCCGCCACCGCGCGGGTCGGCGTGGCCACCGCCGACCTTTTCCCCCGCGTCAGCCTTGGGGCGGCCCTAGGCACTTACGCGTTCCACGGTGGTGGCCTATATGCCGCTGGCAGCGAGTCGAACCTAGCGTTGCTGGGCATCGACTGGTCGTTCCTCGATGTCGGCCGGGTCAGGAGCCGTATCGCCGCCGCCGATGCAGAGGCCGCCGCCCAACTGGCCAGCTACCAGAAGACCGTGCTGGGGGCGCTGGAGGATGTCGACAATGCCCAGGCGCGGTTTGCCAGAAACAAGGAGGAAAATGCCCGGCGCCTAAGCGCGGCGAACGATTGGAAAACCGCCGCGACTCTCTCCAACGCCCGCTACCAAGCCGGTGCCATCGAGTTGTTCGAGTTGCTGGATGTACAGCGTTCGATGTACGACGCCCAGCTCTCGCAAGCCGATAGCCAGGCTCGCAGCACTTCCAGCGCCGTGGACCTGTTCGTCGCCCTAGCCGGCGGCTGGCCGCAGTACCTGCCAAGCCAGCACTGA
- the tnpA gene encoding IS66-like element accessory protein TnpA: MDTIALNSRNTTRQRTPYPRPFKAQFVQECLGPDVSIASVALRHGINANLVRKWIPIYRDQQACALPAFVSLKLETAAATPARQDVARIDISSGQRTFTVNWPTSDPDGCARFISSLSR; encoded by the coding sequence GTGGACACCATCGCCCTTAATTCAAGGAACACCACGCGTCAGCGCACCCCTTATCCCAGACCCTTCAAGGCCCAATTTGTCCAGGAATGCCTGGGCCCCGATGTATCCATTGCCAGCGTGGCACTGCGGCACGGCATCAACGCTAATCTAGTTCGCAAGTGGATACCTATCTATCGTGACCAGCAGGCTTGCGCCTTGCCTGCATTTGTATCGTTGAAACTTGAGACCGCTGCGGCGACGCCTGCTCGGCAGGATGTAGCCCGCATCGATATTTCTTCCGGGCAGCGAACATTCACTGTGAACTGGCCGACCTCCGACCCGGACGGCTGCGCCCGCTTCATCAGCAGCCTCTCCCGATGA
- a CDS encoding efflux RND transporter periplasmic adaptor subunit → MRVNSASIPVIITTALLLSACNQKPNPPTTNSAPVVEAKHVRLQKVMTWDSFNGRVSAVETVAILPRVDGYITQVGYREGSEVKKGDLLFVIDQRPYRSALDSARAQLERARAALAFADQQDGRAQQLLKSNAVSREEAEQKHTAHELGLAEVHAAEAAVANATLNLQFTEVRAPIDGRTSRAQLTLGNLAVANQSVLTSLVSQNPVHVDFDPDEHSYLNYQQALKNSGKASVRIGLANSEDFPYQGELSFIDNQVNASTGTVHARATVNNADRLLIPGLYARVQLSVGEPAVAMLIPDRAILTDQDKHYVYVLGKDNTAEKRYVKTGNLIDRQRVITADLEPDDSVIVSGLQNIHASGTTVIPHVMPADKSELNIPSFAPSAK, encoded by the coding sequence GTGCGCGTCAATTCAGCCAGCATTCCCGTAATCATCACCACCGCGCTGTTGCTCAGTGCTTGCAACCAAAAACCCAACCCGCCCACCACCAACAGTGCCCCAGTCGTCGAGGCCAAACACGTCCGCCTGCAGAAGGTCATGACCTGGGACAGCTTCAATGGTCGGGTTAGCGCCGTGGAAACCGTGGCCATCCTGCCACGGGTGGATGGTTATATAACTCAAGTGGGCTACCGCGAGGGTAGCGAGGTGAAAAAGGGCGACCTGCTATTCGTGATCGACCAGCGTCCCTACCGCTCCGCGCTGGACAGCGCCCGAGCCCAACTAGAACGGGCCCGCGCCGCGCTGGCCTTCGCCGACCAGCAAGACGGACGGGCCCAACAACTGCTCAAGAGCAATGCGGTATCCCGAGAAGAAGCTGAGCAGAAGCATACCGCCCACGAGCTAGGTCTGGCGGAGGTGCACGCCGCCGAGGCGGCGGTGGCCAATGCCACGCTGAACCTGCAGTTCACCGAGGTGCGCGCTCCCATCGATGGCCGCACCAGCCGAGCCCAGTTGACCCTTGGCAACTTGGCCGTAGCAAATCAGTCGGTACTGACATCATTGGTGTCGCAAAATCCGGTACATGTCGATTTCGACCCTGACGAACACAGTTACCTCAACTATCAGCAGGCGCTGAAAAACTCTGGAAAGGCCTCAGTGAGGATTGGCCTGGCCAACAGCGAAGACTTCCCGTACCAAGGTGAGCTGAGCTTTATCGACAACCAGGTCAATGCGAGCACTGGTACGGTACATGCCCGCGCGACAGTAAACAATGCCGATCGCCTACTAATTCCGGGCCTGTACGCCAGGGTGCAACTGTCCGTTGGTGAGCCTGCAGTGGCCATGCTAATCCCCGACCGTGCGATCCTGACCGACCAGGACAAGCATTATGTTTACGTCTTAGGCAAGGACAACACGGCGGAAAAACGTTATGTCAAAACCGGAAATCTGATCGACCGGCAACGCGTCATCACAGCTGACCTAGAACCCGACGACAGCGTAATCGTCTCCGGCCTGCAGAACATCCATGCCAGCGGCACGACCGTCATACCCCATGTCATGCCAGCAGACAAAAGCGAACTCAACATTCCCAGCTTCGCGCCAAGCGCTAAGTAA
- a CDS encoding efflux RND transporter permease subunit, producing the protein MDFSKFFIDRPIFAIVLSIIIFAAGLVAIPLLPVGEYPEVVPATVVVKATYPGANPKEIADSVAVPLEEAITGVEDMIYMKSVSSSNGTLQVVATFNAKVDPDTAAVRVQNRVSQALSRLPESVRQYGVTTQKQSPTPLMYIDLFSNSDKYDELYLRNYLRLNVRDELSRIPGIGDVMLFGGGDYAMRIWLDPNKLAARDLTAQDAINAVRQQNVQVSAGQLGAEPSPQDNEFLISINVQGRLKTEKEFGDVIIKTGSDGQVTRLSDVARVQLDSGDYTMRVFRGKEQEVAVGIFLTPGANALEVASAVYTKLDSLSKDFPEGVQYKSVWDPTVFVRESINSVQHTLLEAMMLIVLVVVLFLQTWRASIIPLIAVPVSIVGTFAFLYLLGYSINTLTLFGLVLAVGIVVDDAIVVVENVERNIELGFKPLKAAHQAMREVSGPILAIGLVLCAVFVPMAFMSGVTGQFYKQFAVTIAISTVISTINSLTLSPALAAKLLRGHDVPPDRLTRWMNVALGWLLHPFNRFFNRSSHRYEGCIARILPRRGLVFAIYAVLLLATGALFNAIPSGFIPNQDKLYLFAGATLPPGASLARSEAVAREMAEIASTVDGVDFTKSSVGMNAIQSTTTPNLVSSYILLKPFSERKRTAEDINAELNRKFAQIKDGSAYALLPPPIEGLGNGSGYSLFLIDRGGLGYAALQKALEAFQAEVSRTPGMTFPVSSYQSNIPQLEVKLDRTKAQAQGVELTAIFETLQTYLGSVYVNDFNILGRVYRVVAQADSRFRQTPADIGNLRVRNVHGEMVPISAVVDIVPTFGPDPVMRYNGFPAADLIGDADPHVLSSGEVIEKLQEIAALTLPKGIELEWTDLSYQQVNQRNTAVIVFPIAVLLAFLVLAALYESWTLPLAVILIVPVCMFAALSGVWLVGGDNNVFVQVGLLVLMGLACKNAILIVEFARELEMQGQNTVAAALQACNLRLRPIVMTSVAFIAGAVPLLVSSGAGSEVRHVTGVTVFCGMLGVTLFGLFLTPVFYVVLRKLGATLPDHPSNLTPYPEEEPSHG; encoded by the coding sequence ATGGACTTTTCCAAGTTTTTCATCGACAGGCCGATCTTCGCGATAGTCCTGTCGATCATCATTTTTGCCGCGGGCTTGGTGGCAATTCCGCTGTTGCCAGTGGGTGAATACCCCGAAGTGGTGCCCGCCACCGTGGTAGTGAAGGCCACCTACCCTGGTGCCAATCCCAAGGAAATTGCCGACTCGGTCGCCGTGCCCCTCGAAGAGGCGATCACCGGCGTAGAAGACATGATCTACATGAAGTCCGTCTCCAGCTCCAACGGCACCCTGCAGGTGGTCGCCACCTTCAATGCCAAGGTCGATCCGGATACCGCCGCGGTGCGGGTGCAGAACCGCGTCAGCCAGGCACTGTCGCGCCTGCCCGAGTCAGTGCGCCAGTATGGTGTCACTACCCAAAAACAGTCGCCGACGCCACTGATGTACATCGACTTGTTCTCGAACAGCGACAAGTATGATGAATTATACCTACGCAACTACCTGCGCCTAAATGTCAGGGACGAACTGTCGCGCATCCCCGGCATCGGCGATGTGATGCTCTTTGGTGGCGGCGACTATGCAATGCGCATCTGGCTGGATCCGAACAAACTGGCCGCGCGCGACCTCACTGCGCAGGACGCAATTAACGCGGTCCGCCAGCAGAATGTGCAGGTTTCTGCCGGTCAGCTGGGCGCTGAACCATCGCCGCAGGATAACGAATTCCTGATTTCCATCAACGTCCAGGGACGCCTCAAGACCGAGAAGGAATTCGGCGACGTCATAATCAAGACCGGCAGCGACGGCCAGGTTACCCGGCTCTCGGATGTGGCACGAGTGCAGCTGGATTCGGGCGATTACACGATGCGCGTGTTCCGCGGCAAGGAACAGGAAGTAGCGGTAGGCATCTTCCTCACCCCAGGTGCCAATGCCCTCGAAGTGGCCAGTGCGGTGTACACCAAACTCGATAGCCTGTCCAAGGACTTTCCCGAAGGTGTGCAGTACAAGAGCGTCTGGGACCCCACGGTGTTTGTGCGCGAGTCGATCAACTCCGTGCAGCATACCCTGCTCGAAGCAATGATGCTGATCGTGCTGGTGGTGGTACTGTTCCTGCAGACCTGGCGGGCATCGATAATCCCACTAATTGCGGTACCGGTGTCGATCGTAGGTACATTCGCGTTCCTTTATCTGCTGGGATATTCGATCAACACGCTGACGCTGTTCGGGTTGGTGCTGGCGGTCGGCATCGTAGTTGACGATGCCATCGTGGTAGTAGAGAACGTCGAACGTAACATTGAATTGGGCTTCAAGCCACTAAAGGCGGCCCACCAGGCTATGCGCGAAGTTTCGGGACCGATCCTAGCCATCGGGCTGGTGTTGTGTGCGGTGTTCGTTCCGATGGCGTTCATGAGCGGCGTCACCGGTCAGTTTTACAAGCAGTTCGCCGTGACCATCGCAATTTCGACGGTGATCTCTACGATCAATTCGTTGACCTTGTCGCCGGCACTCGCAGCCAAGCTGCTACGTGGCCATGACGTACCACCGGACCGCCTGACGCGCTGGATGAACGTTGCCCTGGGCTGGCTGCTGCACCCGTTCAACCGTTTCTTCAACCGCAGTTCGCACCGCTATGAGGGCTGCATTGCTCGAATCCTGCCACGGCGCGGACTGGTGTTCGCGATCTATGCTGTATTGCTGCTCGCAACCGGTGCGCTGTTCAACGCAATCCCCAGCGGCTTCATCCCGAACCAGGACAAGCTTTACCTATTCGCTGGCGCCACGCTCCCTCCAGGGGCTTCGCTGGCCCGCTCTGAAGCGGTCGCCCGTGAAATGGCGGAAATAGCCTCGACCGTCGACGGGGTAGACTTTACCAAATCCAGCGTTGGCATGAATGCGATACAAAGCACCACAACGCCCAACCTAGTGTCTTCCTATATATTGCTCAAGCCGTTCTCGGAGCGTAAGCGTACTGCGGAGGACATCAATGCCGAACTCAACCGAAAGTTCGCTCAGATCAAGGACGGCAGTGCCTATGCACTGTTGCCGCCACCGATCGAGGGCCTCGGCAACGGCTCGGGCTATTCGTTGTTTCTGATAGACCGCGGCGGACTTGGTTATGCGGCCCTACAGAAAGCACTGGAGGCATTCCAAGCAGAGGTGAGCAGGACGCCGGGAATGACCTTTCCAGTAAGTTCCTATCAGTCGAACATTCCGCAACTTGAAGTAAAGCTGGACCGCACCAAGGCGCAGGCTCAGGGGGTGGAGTTGACCGCAATCTTCGAGACCCTGCAAACCTATCTGGGCTCGGTCTACGTCAACGACTTCAACATACTCGGTCGCGTGTATCGGGTAGTGGCACAGGCTGACAGCCGCTTCCGCCAGACCCCAGCCGACATCGGTAACTTGCGGGTGCGCAATGTGCACGGGGAGATGGTACCGATCAGCGCCGTTGTCGATATCGTACCAACATTTGGCCCCGATCCAGTGATGCGTTACAACGGCTTTCCCGCAGCGGACCTGATCGGTGACGCCGACCCCCACGTATTATCCTCCGGTGAAGTCATCGAGAAGCTGCAGGAGATCGCCGCGCTTACGCTGCCCAAAGGCATTGAACTGGAGTGGACCGACCTGAGCTACCAGCAGGTGAACCAGCGCAACACAGCAGTGATCGTTTTCCCAATTGCGGTGCTGCTGGCCTTCTTGGTATTGGCCGCTCTCTATGAGAGCTGGACGTTACCGCTCGCGGTGATCCTGATCGTACCGGTCTGTATGTTCGCGGCTCTCAGCGGCGTCTGGCTGGTGGGCGGTGACAACAACGTCTTCGTACAGGTGGGTCTGTTGGTGCTAATGGGCTTAGCCTGCAAGAACGCCATCCTGATCGTCGAGTTCGCCCGCGAACTGGAGATGCAGGGTCAGAACACCGTTGCCGCAGCGCTGCAGGCCTGTAACCTGCGCCTGCGACCGATCGTAATGACCTCGGTGGCCTTCATCGCCGGCGCCGTCCCCCTGCTGGTCAGCAGCGGTGCCGGCAGCGAGGTACGCCATGTCACCGGTGTCACGGTGTTCTGCGGCATGCTCGGGGTGACACTATTCGGCCTGTTCCTGACGCCGGTATTCTACGTGGTGCTGCGCAAGCTTGGCGCCACCCTGCCCGACCATCCTTCCAACCTGACGCCATATCCCGAGGAGGAACCGAGCCATGGCTAA
- the tnpB gene encoding IS66 family insertion sequence element accessory protein TnpB gives MLERVLSRPVSVFQSCTAHSHKDELASGKSCHLHELSSRAVAMIRIGITWLTTEPMDMHAGTGAVSARVISVFGAAQLHYAYLFANCRANRMKDLVRNGLGIGLAARRLHLGKLAWSSMPHGSQMELST, from the coding sequence ATGCTGGAACGCGTGCTCAGCCGTCCGGTATCAGTTTTCCAATCCTGCACCGCCCACTCCCATAAAGATGAATTGGCCAGTGGAAAAAGCTGCCACCTGCACGAACTTTCTTCGAGAGCTGTTGCGATGATTCGCATCGGTATCACCTGGCTCACCACCGAGCCGATGGACATGCATGCAGGCACCGGCGCCGTCAGTGCCCGAGTGATTTCAGTGTTCGGTGCGGCGCAGCTGCACTATGCTTATCTGTTCGCCAATTGCCGCGCTAACCGCATGAAAGACCTGGTGCGCAACGGATTGGGCATCGGGTTGGCGGCACGGCGGCTCCACCTGGGCAAACTCGCTTGGTCTAGTATGCCTCACGGTTCACAAATGGAGCTGAGCACCTGA
- a CDS encoding ABC transporter ATP-binding protein has protein sequence MAKLKIKNLQKRFEGFSIIKGIGLEVTDKEFVVFVAPAGCGKSTLLRLIAGLEEVCGGTIALGRDITEVSPAKRDLAMVFQAYGLYPHMSVRKNMSFALDLAGVPKAEVLKKVSEAARILELGPMLELKPKQLSGGERQRVAIGRAIVRNPKIFLFDEPLSSLDAALRVQMHLELLRLHKDLQATMIYVTHDQVEAMTMADKVVVFNGGRIEQVSLRLDRYHQPANLVVAGFLGTPKKGFLKSSVSLVERQGCEVLLDAGTRITLRVSCASLSVSGAVTQGIRPEHLELAMPGDCTLQVTADVGEHLGSDTFCHMRTASGEALTMRVLGDLASRYGETLSLHLNADHCHLFDGNGVAVTRPLRAAA, from the coding sequence ATGGCCAAACTGAAAATCAAGAATCTGCAAAAACGTTTCGAAGGCTTTTCCATCATCAAGGGCATCGGCCTGGAAGTGACCGACAAGGAGTTTGTGGTCTTCGTCGCCCCCGCGGGCTGCGGCAAGTCCACCCTGTTGCGGCTGATTGCCGGCCTTGAGGAAGTCTGCGGCGGCACCATCGCGCTTGGCCGCGACATCACCGAAGTCAGCCCGGCCAAGCGCGACCTAGCGATGGTGTTCCAGGCCTACGGCCTGTATCCGCACATGAGCGTGCGCAAGAACATGTCCTTTGCCCTCGACCTAGCCGGGGTGCCAAAAGCCGAAGTGTTAAAAAAAGTCAGTGAAGCGGCACGTATTCTCGAACTCGGGCCGATGCTTGAGCTTAAGCCGAAGCAACTGTCCGGTGGCGAGCGGCAACGCGTTGCGATTGGCCGGGCCATCGTGCGCAACCCGAAAATTTTCCTGTTCGATGAACCACTGTCCAGTCTCGACGCCGCGCTGCGGGTGCAGATGCACCTTGAACTGCTACGCCTGCACAAGGATTTGCAAGCGACCATGATCTACGTGACCCACGATCAGGTCGAAGCGATGACCATGGCCGATAAGGTAGTGGTGTTCAATGGTGGCAGGATCGAGCAGGTCAGCTTGCGTCTGGACCGTTACCACCAGCCGGCCAACCTGGTCGTCGCCGGTTTTCTCGGCACGCCGAAAAAGGGATTTCTCAAGAGCAGCGTCAGCCTTGTCGAGCGCCAGGGCTGTGAAGTTTTGCTGGATGCCGGCACCCGCATCACATTGCGAGTGAGCTGCGCCAGCCTGAGTGTCAGTGGCGCGGTGACTCAAGGTATTCGCCCGGAGCATTTAGAACTGGCCATGCCTGGTGACTGCACCTTGCAGGTCACTGCCGACGTCGGTGAACATCTGGGCAGCGACACGTTCTGCCACATGCGCACGGCGTCCGGCGAGGCCTTGACCATGCGCGTGCTTGGCGACCTAGCCAGCCGCTACGGCGAAACATTGAGCCTGCATTTGAATGCCGACCACTGCCATTTGTTCGATGGCAACGGCGTGGCTGTTACCCGACCACTGCGCGCTGCCGCCTGA
- the tnpB gene encoding IS66 family insertion sequence element accessory protein TnpB (TnpB, as the term is used for proteins encoded by IS66 family insertion elements, is considered an accessory protein, since TnpC, encoded by a neighboring gene, is a DDE family transposase.), with protein MMRIDAIWLATEPMNMRAGTDTALARVVAVFGAAKPHCVYLFANRRANRMKVLVHDGVGIWLAARRLNQGKFHWPGAHRGHEVELYTEQLQTLVLGLPWQRVGTSGVITLI; from the coding sequence ATGATGCGCATCGACGCCATCTGGCTCGCCACCGAACCCATGAACATGCGCGCCGGCACGGACACAGCCCTTGCCCGCGTGGTCGCCGTATTCGGGGCTGCGAAGCCACACTGCGTTTATCTGTTCGCCAATCGCCGCGCCAATCGGATGAAGGTACTTGTGCACGACGGCGTGGGTATCTGGCTGGCCGCACGCCGCCTGAACCAGGGCAAGTTCCATTGGCCTGGCGCGCATCGAGGTCATGAAGTTGAACTCTACACCGAACAACTGCAAACGTTGGTGCTTGGTTTGCCGTGGCAACGGGTCGGTACAAGCGGCGTAATTACCTTGATTTAG
- a CDS encoding AraC family transcriptional regulator: MNRSAKITDPSFELMDDHNGLSIIYRQHGFPCPLVRWHFHKEYELHLIVASSGKVFIGDYIGNFYPQTLFLTGPNLPHNWISQIVEGEVVPKRDMLVNFSDELFDKGHQVFAELKILVPLLKRAQYGIEFRCKHTIGMAMDLMQCIASTRGMTRLGHFFILLELLAACEDYQLLSGATTLQLADEHHIDRTNRAVDYIFAHYARDLPLEEVAEHLGMKPTYFSRVFRQATGRCFIEFVNRLRISKSCELLADGVKSVTDVCFESGFNNISNFNRRFQQQKGMTPSHYRRLVVQRLTEQNQS, encoded by the coding sequence GTGAACCGCTCAGCGAAAATTACTGACCCTTCCTTCGAGCTGATGGACGACCACAACGGGTTGTCCATCATCTATCGCCAGCACGGATTTCCCTGCCCGCTGGTGCGTTGGCATTTCCACAAGGAGTACGAACTGCACCTGATAGTCGCGAGCTCCGGCAAGGTGTTCATCGGCGATTACATCGGCAATTTCTATCCGCAAACCCTGTTCCTGACTGGCCCCAACCTACCTCACAACTGGATCAGCCAGATTGTCGAAGGTGAAGTGGTGCCCAAGCGCGACATGTTGGTCAACTTTTCCGATGAACTGTTCGACAAAGGCCATCAGGTGTTTGCCGAGCTCAAGATCCTGGTGCCGCTGTTGAAGCGTGCGCAGTACGGCATCGAGTTTCGTTGCAAGCACACGATTGGCATGGCGATGGACCTGATGCAATGCATTGCCAGCACCCGAGGTATGACCCGCCTCGGACACTTTTTCATACTCCTGGAGTTGCTCGCCGCCTGCGAAGATTATCAACTTTTATCAGGTGCGACGACGCTGCAATTGGCCGACGAGCACCACATCGATCGTACCAATCGAGCGGTGGATTACATCTTTGCCCATTACGCCCGGGATCTGCCGCTGGAGGAAGTGGCTGAGCACCTGGGCATGAAACCGACCTACTTCAGCCGGGTGTTCAGGCAGGCCACCGGGCGCTGTTTCATCGAGTTTGTCAATCGCCTGCGAATCAGCAAGTCTTGCGAGCTACTGGCCGATGGCGTTAAATCGGTAACTGACGTGTGCTTCGAATCAGGCTTCAACAATATCTCCAATTTCAACCGGCGCTTTCAGCAGCAGAAGGGCATGACGCCTTCGCATTACCGGCGGTTGGTGGTGCAGCGGTTGACCGAGCAAAACCAAAGTTGA
- a CDS encoding MFS transporter: MATRQASRGLLFGMPICLIWGYVAIALFMSGDGIELAFLSRYIVDLGFSPTRASFLFTVYGLLAALSSWSSGVLAETFGPRRIMLIGVVAWLIFHALFLTLGLSAQNYPLMVLFYGIRGLAYPLFIYAFLVWIAQVTPGARLASAMGWYWTMYSIGIGFLGMYLPSLSISRIGFIGTLWMATLWVALAAVLIVFVVEDQGKAREGTPASFADRLRDLSRGVTILFDQRSILIAAIVRVICNLTLFGFPVIMPLYLTSEAVGFTMEQWLYLWGLMFVVTIFTNVMWGWIGDRIGWLWQMRWFGCVGCALATLAFYYLPLMYGAHFGLASTAAIALGICVSAFVPIGPVFLAIAPEQQGAAMSAHNLAAGMSNFMGPAIATLTISWLGVQGVVWVYALLYLVGAVLTCCIRIDQPKLQTDEEPDRHFSTHATANEVILTRK, encoded by the coding sequence ATGGCCACTCGCCAAGCGTCCCGAGGGCTGCTGTTCGGCATGCCTATATGTCTTATCTGGGGTTACGTCGCCATTGCCCTATTTATGTCTGGGGATGGCATTGAACTCGCCTTCCTGTCTCGTTACATTGTCGATCTCGGCTTCTCTCCCACCCGAGCATCCTTTCTTTTTACTGTTTATGGTCTGCTCGCCGCTTTGTCCAGCTGGAGTTCCGGCGTGCTGGCCGAAACCTTCGGTCCGCGTCGAATCATGTTGATCGGCGTCGTGGCCTGGCTGATCTTCCATGCGCTATTTCTGACGCTCGGCCTGAGCGCACAGAACTACCCATTAATGGTGCTTTTTTATGGAATTCGTGGGCTTGCTTACCCCTTGTTCATCTACGCATTCCTGGTCTGGATTGCTCAAGTGACGCCCGGGGCCCGCCTTGCTTCAGCGATGGGTTGGTATTGGACCATGTATTCCATCGGTATCGGTTTTCTCGGAATGTATCTGCCGAGCCTGAGCATTTCGCGGATTGGCTTTATCGGTACACTTTGGATGGCAACATTGTGGGTCGCGCTGGCTGCGGTATTGATTGTGTTCGTAGTTGAGGATCAAGGCAAGGCACGGGAAGGCACGCCGGCAAGCTTCGCCGACCGTTTGCGCGACCTGAGCCGAGGGGTGACCATCCTCTTCGATCAACGCAGCATTTTGATTGCAGCCATTGTACGGGTCATCTGCAACCTGACCTTGTTTGGATTCCCTGTGATTATGCCGCTTTACCTCACTTCGGAAGCCGTAGGCTTCACCATGGAGCAATGGTTGTATCTGTGGGGGCTGATGTTCGTTGTCACCATTTTCACTAACGTGATGTGGGGATGGATCGGGGACCGAATCGGCTGGCTATGGCAGATGCGTTGGTTCGGCTGTGTTGGCTGCGCGCTGGCGACCCTGGCTTTCTATTACTTGCCTCTGATGTATGGCGCTCACTTCGGACTGGCCAGTACCGCCGCAATTGCACTGGGTATTTGCGTCTCAGCGTTCGTTCCCATTGGACCTGTATTTCTTGCCATTGCCCCGGAGCAGCAAGGGGCGGCTATGTCCGCCCACAACCTCGCCGCTGGAATGTCGAACTTTATGGGGCCGGCCATTGCAACGCTAACGATTTCCTGGCTTGGAGTCCAAGGGGTGGTGTGGGTCTATGCTTTGCTGTATCTGGTGGGCGCGGTATTGACATGTTGTATTCGAATCGACCAGCCAAAGCTTCAGACGGACGAGGAGCCAGACCGTCATTTTTCAACTCACGCCACTGCCAACGAAGTTATTTTAACGAGGAAATAG
- a CDS encoding DUF1360 domain-containing protein — MPEFNTKAVSQTIETGQSVGYLFQCFYCMKHWVVLGLTLLYQPALIKSGFLVADLAVSWFFTVTVPCFVSGIVFKVFLLAMGSKIEEKELMALLATDKSQQQP; from the coding sequence GTGCCAGAATTCAACACAAAAGCAGTCAGTCAAACCATTGAAACCGGACAATCAGTCGGGTATCTGTTTCAGTGCTTTTACTGCATGAAACACTGGGTCGTGTTAGGCCTAACCTTGCTCTATCAACCCGCACTCATCAAGAGCGGCTTTCTGGTCGCAGACCTAGCGGTGTCGTGGTTCTTCACCGTTACTGTCCCCTGCTTTGTTAGCGGGATTGTGTTCAAAGTCTTCCTTCTTGCGATGGGATCGAAGATCGAAGAAAAAGAGCTTATGGCGCTGTTGGCTACAGATAAAAGCCAGCAGCAACCCTGA